In the genome of Bombus affinis isolate iyBomAffi1 chromosome 7, iyBomAffi1.2, whole genome shotgun sequence, one region contains:
- the LOC126918657 gene encoding probable salivary secreted peptide yields the protein MGAQKTIAYLAIIAIAVIFAQVNTAPPVGHYAANNTNKSHNLVVGYRMPGDRLVLRQSVIKNSSWGRIVVEERTFNVSSWERITMIQALDQKTNGNGAYASITNGGPGNQNVTIRLKSQRGHGINFVIEIYSRY from the coding sequence ATGGGAGCGCAAAAAACGATCGCTTACTTGGCAATAATTGCCATAGCTGTAATCTTTGCGCAAGTAAACACGGCTCCACCAGTCGGTCACTATGCCGCCAACAACACAAACAAGTCACACAACTTGGTCGTTGGGTACAGAATGCCTGGTGACAGGCTTGTACTCAGACAGAGTGTCATTAAGAATTCTTCCTGGGGAAGGATCGTCGTCGAGGAAAGAACATTCAACGTCTCAAGTTGGGAAAGGATCACCATGATCCAGGCACTTGATCAGAAAACCAATGGTAACGGTGCCTACGCCAGCATTACCAACGGTGGCCCAGGAAACCAGAACGTTACCATCCGACTAAAGAGCCAGAGGGGTCATGGAATCAACTTTGTCATCGAGATATACTCACGATACTAA